One segment of Paraburkholderia bonniea DNA contains the following:
- the tssG gene encoding type VI secretion system baseplate subunit TssG — MNAPERSALSAESPSVHQPPPLLPALLHHATQMNFFRFCELLERAAPDQPALGSTDSPANEAVRFRSRARLGFPGREIDGITYDFRHPLRTPTVRTTFLGLYGVDARMPSYFVDEIAQNHDGAEPLAGFLDLFHHRVLTQYYRVWRKYRYPAGFRHDGSDHVSRCLLSLIGLGFGTTPTAQALDPRKLLSMLGLASQKTRTAEGLAGVLRHAVPDTSITIEEFHPVWIAVAPGTPMPLGENCLLGRGFYDSSNTVRIVFAPHTRDAMLRLIPGHGTSHSEVMALLRFYLGYEAQAQLDMSVSAALMPAQQLGSQQVRLGYTTQLKPTPPGITPAPSTRVHLGAWPGGNGPLNATQNIERTSP, encoded by the coding sequence TTGAATGCCCCCGAACGCAGCGCGCTAAGCGCTGAATCTCCCTCCGTGCACCAACCGCCCCCGCTCCTGCCCGCGTTGCTGCATCACGCCACGCAGATGAATTTTTTCCGCTTTTGCGAACTGCTCGAACGCGCCGCACCAGACCAGCCCGCGCTAGGCAGCACGGATTCGCCCGCGAACGAGGCCGTGCGTTTTCGCTCACGCGCACGGTTAGGCTTTCCGGGTCGGGAGATAGATGGCATTACGTATGATTTCAGGCATCCGCTGCGCACCCCCACCGTGCGCACCACGTTTCTCGGGCTGTATGGCGTCGATGCCCGCATGCCGTCGTACTTCGTCGATGAAATCGCGCAGAACCACGATGGCGCGGAACCGCTGGCAGGCTTTCTCGACCTGTTCCATCACCGGGTGCTGACGCAGTACTACCGCGTCTGGCGCAAATACCGCTATCCAGCGGGCTTCCGTCATGACGGCAGCGATCACGTGTCGCGCTGCCTGCTAAGCCTGATCGGCCTCGGCTTTGGCACAACACCAACAGCTCAGGCACTGGACCCACGCAAGCTGCTCTCGATGCTCGGCCTCGCCAGTCAGAAAACCCGCACCGCCGAAGGCCTGGCAGGCGTGCTGCGGCACGCCGTGCCCGATACCAGCATCACCATCGAAGAATTCCACCCCGTATGGATCGCCGTCGCGCCAGGCACGCCGATGCCGCTGGGCGAAAACTGTCTGCTGGGGCGAGGCTTTTACGACAGCAGCAACACCGTGCGCATCGTGTTCGCGCCACATACGCGCGACGCCATGCTGAGGCTGATCCCCGGGCATGGCACCTCGCACAGCGAGGTGATGGCGCTGCTGCGCTTTTATCTCGGCTATGAAGCACAGGCGCAATTGGATATGTCCGTCAGCGCAGCACTGATGCCCGCCCAGCAACTCGGTTCACAGCAGGTTCGCCTGGGTTACACCACGCAGCTCAAACCCACACCGCCCGGCATCACACCCGCCCCATCCACACGAGTGCATCTGGGTGCCTGGCCCGGCGGCAACGGCCCACTGAACGCCACACAAAACATAGAGAGAACTTCGCCATGA
- the tssJ gene encoding type VI secretion system lipoprotein TssJ — MRPPVRHRTAVLCALLTMTMLSGCGVGQAVKDSTVSATKWLFTTQVKTMKVDLASRAALNASDAGQSLSTVVRLYQLKTPDTFELLSYTQLQQHDLNLLKDDLLATHDVVLQPDAQASITEPMKPDAQYVGVVAFFRNTDDNAVWKLVVPKQQWKKTSPVRIEVRDNVLELRKMKKENG; from the coding sequence ATGAGACCACCGGTTCGACACCGCACAGCCGTGCTGTGCGCCCTCCTGACGATGACGATGCTGAGCGGCTGCGGCGTGGGACAGGCAGTGAAAGACAGCACCGTGAGCGCAACGAAATGGCTCTTTACGACCCAGGTCAAAACCATGAAGGTGGACCTCGCCAGCCGCGCCGCGCTCAATGCCAGCGACGCTGGGCAATCGCTCTCAACCGTGGTGCGCCTGTACCAGCTCAAAACCCCGGACACATTCGAGCTGCTCAGCTACACGCAACTCCAGCAGCACGACCTGAACCTGCTGAAAGATGACCTGCTGGCCACGCATGACGTCGTGCTGCAACCCGATGCCCAAGCCAGCATCACCGAGCCGATGAAACCCGATGCGCAATACGTCGGCGTGGTCGCCTTCTTCCGCAACACGGACGACAACGCAGTCTGGAAACTAGTCGTGCCGAAACAGCAGTGGAAGAAAACCAGCCCCGTCAGAATCGAAGTGCGGGATAACGTGCTTGAGTTGAGGAAGATGAAGAAGGAAAACGGTTGA
- a CDS encoding glycerophosphodiester phosphodiesterase family protein — translation MLRSLSIIFLLSVSALTLSGCAVSKGGPSASLPLIVAHRGGTGDAPENTLEAIRQAVANRADALWLTVQLSRDGVPVLYRPASLSDLTNVSGPVSARTVAELATVNAGWQFKQVDAQGAITYPYRQTPVGIPTLREALLAIPANMPVILDMKALPALPQTQAVAGVLDELKAWPRVKVYSTEADYQQSFAVYPQAQMFEPRDATRTRLVKVLLNEGCIDAPAAGSAAAFELHRPLAVTEKFTLGEGRSEVRATLWNPATMACFRKNPDVQVMAIGVNNAEDYRMAACLGVNSVLADSPKNMVLVRQQMPLMLRCDK, via the coding sequence ATGCTGCGTTCGTTGTCCATTATTTTTCTGCTGTCCGTAAGTGCATTAACACTTTCTGGCTGTGCGGTGTCCAAGGGCGGACCATCGGCATCGCTGCCACTGATCGTCGCGCATCGGGGCGGCACGGGGGATGCGCCAGAGAACACGCTCGAAGCGATTCGCCAGGCCGTGGCCAACCGTGCTGATGCGTTGTGGCTCACGGTTCAGCTATCCCGCGATGGTGTGCCCGTGTTGTACCGGCCCGCGAGCCTGTCGGATTTGACCAATGTGAGTGGCCCCGTCTCCGCGCGGACCGTCGCCGAGCTTGCGACGGTCAATGCTGGATGGCAATTCAAACAAGTGGATGCGCAGGGCGCGATCACGTATCCGTATCGTCAGACCCCGGTTGGGATTCCGACATTACGCGAAGCCTTGCTGGCGATTCCGGCGAATATGCCGGTCATTCTCGACATGAAAGCGCTACCCGCATTGCCACAAACGCAAGCGGTGGCCGGGGTGCTGGATGAACTGAAAGCGTGGCCGCGGGTGAAGGTGTATTCGACGGAAGCGGATTATCAGCAGAGCTTCGCCGTATATCCCCAGGCGCAGATGTTTGAGCCACGCGATGCGACCCGCACCCGTCTGGTCAAGGTGCTGCTCAATGAAGGCTGCATTGATGCACCTGCTGCGGGAAGCGCCGCAGCGTTTGAGTTACATCGTCCGCTGGCCGTGACCGAGAAATTCACGCTGGGCGAGGGGCGCTCAGAAGTGCGCGCGACGCTTTGGAATCCGGCCACGATGGCCTGCTTCCGGAAAAATCCTGACGTTCAGGTGATGGCGATTGGCGTGAACAATGCCGAGGACTATCGCATGGCGGCGTGCCTGGGAGTGAATTCGGTCTTGGCGGATTCGCCTAAAAATATGGTGCTGGTGCGGCAGCAAATGCCATTGATGCTGCGCTGTGACAAGTAA
- the ettA gene encoding energy-dependent translational throttle protein EttA, translating into MAQYVFTMNRVGKIVPPKRQILKDISLSFFPGAKIGVLGLNGSGKSTLIRIMAGVDKDIEGEATPMPNLNIGYLPQEPQLDPQKTVREAVEEGLGDVFSAQKKLDEIYAAYAEPDADFDALAAAQAKYEAILATADGGSPEQQLEVAADALRLPPWDAKIEHLSGGEKRRVALCKLLLEKPDMLLLDEPTNHLDAESVDWLEQFLTRFPGTVVAVTHDRYFLDNAAEWILELDRGHGIPWKGNYSSWLDQKEERLKQEEATESARQKAIKKELEWVRQNPKGRQAKSKARIARFEELSSQDYQKRNETSEIFIPAGERLGNEVIEFKNVSKSYGDRLLIDDLSFKIPAGAIVGIIGPNGAGKSTLFRMLTGQEQPDSGEIIQGPTVKLAYVDQSRDALDGTKTVFEEISGGADMLTVGKYETSSRAYIGRFNFKGGDQQKNVGSLSGGERGRLHLAKTLISGGNVLLLDEPSNDLDVETLRALEDALLEFAGSVMVISHDRWFLDRIATHILAFEGDSQVTFFDGNYQEYEADKRNRLGEEAARPTRLRYKPISR; encoded by the coding sequence ATGGCCCAATACGTCTTCACCATGAACCGGGTCGGCAAAATCGTGCCGCCCAAGCGTCAAATCCTGAAAGATATTTCGCTGTCTTTTTTCCCCGGCGCAAAGATCGGCGTCCTCGGTCTGAACGGTTCGGGCAAATCAACCTTGATCCGCATCATGGCGGGCGTTGACAAAGATATCGAGGGCGAGGCAACGCCTATGCCCAATCTGAATATCGGCTATCTGCCACAGGAGCCTCAACTCGATCCGCAAAAAACCGTGCGCGAAGCGGTAGAGGAAGGTCTGGGCGACGTGTTCTCCGCCCAGAAAAAACTCGACGAGATTTACGCCGCCTACGCTGAGCCCGATGCTGATTTCGATGCGCTCGCCGCCGCGCAGGCCAAATACGAAGCCATCCTCGCCACCGCCGATGGCGGCAGCCCCGAGCAGCAGCTTGAAGTGGCAGCCGACGCACTGCGCCTGCCGCCATGGGACGCCAAAATCGAGCATCTGTCAGGCGGCGAAAAGCGTCGTGTGGCGCTCTGCAAGCTGCTGCTGGAAAAACCCGACATGCTGTTGCTCGACGAGCCAACCAACCACTTGGACGCTGAATCCGTCGACTGGCTCGAACAGTTTCTGACACGCTTCCCGGGCACCGTGGTGGCAGTCACCCACGATCGCTACTTTCTCGATAACGCCGCCGAATGGATTCTTGAACTCGACCGCGGCCACGGCATTCCGTGGAAGGGCAACTACAGCAGTTGGCTCGATCAGAAAGAAGAGCGCCTGAAGCAGGAAGAAGCAACCGAATCGGCACGCCAGAAAGCAATCAAGAAAGAGCTCGAATGGGTACGGCAAAACCCCAAAGGGCGTCAGGCGAAATCAAAGGCGCGGATCGCGCGCTTCGAAGAACTCAGCAGCCAGGATTATCAAAAACGCAATGAAACCTCCGAGATTTTCATCCCGGCTGGCGAGCGTTTGGGCAATGAGGTGATCGAGTTTAAAAACGTCAGCAAGTCATACGGCGACCGTTTGCTGATTGATGATCTGAGCTTCAAGATTCCGGCAGGTGCCATCGTCGGCATCATCGGTCCGAACGGTGCGGGTAAATCAACGTTGTTTCGTATGCTGACGGGCCAGGAGCAACCGGATTCGGGCGAGATCATCCAGGGGCCAACCGTCAAACTGGCCTATGTGGACCAGAGCCGTGATGCATTAGATGGCACGAAAACCGTGTTCGAAGAAATTTCCGGTGGCGCTGACATGCTGACGGTGGGCAAATACGAAACGTCGTCACGCGCTTACATTGGCCGCTTCAACTTCAAGGGTGGAGACCAGCAAAAGAACGTCGGCAGTTTGTCGGGCGGAGAGCGCGGCCGGCTGCATCTGGCGAAAACACTGATCTCGGGCGGCAACGTGCTGCTGCTGGACGAGCCATCGAACGATCTTGATGTCGAAACCCTGCGCGCGCTGGAAGACGCTCTGCTTGAATTTGCTGGATCGGTGATGGTGATTTCCCATGACCGCTGGTTCCTTGACCGGATCGCCACGCATATTCTGGCGTTCGAGGGCGATTCTCAAGTAACGTTCTTCGACGGTAACTACCAGGAATACGAAGCGGACAAACGCAATCGCCTGGGCGAAGAAGCCGCGCGGCCAACGCGTCTGCGCTACAAACCCATCAGCCGTTAA
- a CDS encoding aminopeptidase P family protein: protein MNARLPEASSIPERLAQLRRAMEQAGLDAYLVPSADPHLSEYLPGRWQGREWLSGFTGSAGTLVVTRTSAGLWADSRYWEQAAAQLAGTGIDLMKMTAGQQSQPHFDWLAHNVAAGGTVGVDGAVLGVAAARALEAALAAQGVKLQTGVDLFDAVWPQRPALPADAVYEHVAPYASVTRADKLAQVRRAMQDLGAQWHFISTLDDLAWLLNLRGADVTYNPVFVAHALIGPDHASLFVAPGKVPPALVDALARDGVRVEPYAEAAAALAALPAGATLLIDPRRVTFGLLQAVPAGVRQIESVNPSTFFKSRKSAADAEHIRATMEQDGAALAEFFAWFEAALGRETITELTIDERLSAARARRPGFVTLSFATIAGFNANGAMPHYRATPESHATIEGNGLLLIDSGGQYVSGTTDITRVVPIGTITDAHRRDFTTVLKGTIALSRAQFPRGIRSPMLDAIARAPIWEAGADYGHGTGHGVGYFLNVHEGPQVISHYAPPETWTAMEEGMITSIEPGLYRPGKWGVRIENLVLNRAAGKTEFGDFLAFETLTLCPIDTRCLTLSLLREDERAWLNAYHATVRRRISPHVAGEAKAWLEARTQPV, encoded by the coding sequence ATGAATGCCCGACTCCCCGAAGCCTCGTCCATTCCTGAGCGTCTGGCGCAGTTGCGCCGCGCGATGGAGCAAGCTGGACTCGACGCTTATCTCGTTCCCTCCGCTGATCCTCATTTATCTGAATATCTGCCCGGTCGCTGGCAAGGGCGTGAATGGCTCTCCGGTTTTACCGGCTCGGCCGGGACGCTAGTCGTCACGCGCACGTCCGCTGGATTGTGGGCCGACAGCCGTTACTGGGAGCAGGCCGCGGCGCAACTGGCGGGGACGGGCATCGATTTGATGAAAATGACGGCCGGACAGCAGTCCCAGCCGCATTTCGACTGGCTGGCGCACAACGTGGCGGCGGGTGGCACGGTAGGGGTGGACGGCGCGGTGCTGGGAGTGGCGGCGGCTCGCGCGCTAGAGGCAGCGCTGGCGGCGCAAGGCGTCAAGCTGCAAACCGGGGTGGATCTGTTTGATGCGGTCTGGCCGCAACGGCCCGCGTTGCCAGCCGATGCGGTGTATGAGCACGTGGCCCCATATGCCAGCGTCACCCGGGCCGACAAGCTCGCCCAAGTGCGGCGCGCGATGCAGGATCTGGGCGCGCAATGGCACTTCATCTCGACCCTGGATGACCTCGCGTGGCTGCTGAACCTGCGCGGTGCGGACGTCACGTACAACCCGGTATTTGTCGCTCACGCCTTGATCGGCCCAGATCATGCCTCGCTTTTTGTGGCACCAGGCAAAGTGCCACCCGCACTGGTTGATGCGCTGGCGCGCGATGGCGTGCGGGTGGAGCCCTACGCTGAGGCCGCCGCAGCATTGGCCGCGCTACCCGCAGGGGCAACGCTGCTAATTGACCCACGCCGGGTCACGTTTGGTTTGCTGCAGGCGGTGCCTGCCGGGGTGCGCCAGATCGAATCGGTTAATCCATCTACTTTTTTCAAGTCGCGCAAAAGCGCCGCGGATGCGGAGCATATCCGGGCGACGATGGAGCAGGACGGTGCGGCGCTGGCGGAGTTTTTTGCCTGGTTTGAAGCGGCGCTGGGGCGCGAAACCATCACCGAACTCACCATCGACGAGCGCCTCAGCGCTGCGCGGGCCCGTCGTCCAGGTTTTGTGACGCTGAGCTTCGCCACGATCGCGGGCTTCAACGCGAATGGCGCGATGCCGCACTATCGCGCGACTCCTGAGTCGCACGCGACCATCGAAGGCAATGGCTTGCTGCTGATTGATTCAGGCGGCCAGTATGTGAGCGGCACCACCGATATCACGCGGGTCGTGCCGATTGGCACGATTACCGATGCGCACCGGCGCGACTTCACCACGGTGCTGAAGGGCACGATTGCGCTGTCGCGGGCACAGTTTCCGCGCGGGATTCGTTCGCCGATGCTCGATGCCATTGCCCGTGCGCCGATCTGGGAAGCCGGAGCGGATTACGGCCATGGCACGGGGCATGGCGTGGGTTATTTCCTGAACGTTCACGAAGGGCCGCAGGTTATTTCGCATTACGCGCCACCTGAAACGTGGACAGCGATGGAAGAAGGCATGATTACGTCGATTGAACCGGGCTTGTATCGGCCAGGTAAATGGGGCGTGCGGATTGAAAATCTGGTGCTCAATCGTGCGGCGGGCAAAACAGAATTCGGTGATTTTCTGGCGTTCGAAACGCTGACGCTATGCCCCATCGACACACGCTGTCTCACGTTGTCACTGCTGCGCGAGGACGAGCGCGCCTGGCTCAATGCGTATCACGCCACGGTGCGCAGGCGTATCAGCCCGCATGTTGCGGGGGAGGCCAAAGCCTGGCTTGAGGCCCGCACGCAACCGGTTTAA
- a CDS encoding response regulator transcription factor, translated as MRIALIEPDLRHAELVGRLLFAGGHACRHFVASTPFITVTSNESFDLLITAAWAGDLPAEDVIAHTRSILPGLPVIVLLAMPRESEIVSLLHAGADDCLAKPVRGPEMLARVDALLRRAGVCRPPNRSHDSFGDYVFDTAHGEVRFQGHNAMLTPKEFHLGLLLFVNLSRPVSRAHILETVWARRRDVRSRTIDTHASRLRTKLQLRPENGYSLIPLYGYGYQLNEVFPADADGSSISEPDERIAETL; from the coding sequence ATGCGAATCGCCCTTATCGAGCCTGACCTGCGCCACGCAGAACTTGTCGGGCGACTGCTGTTTGCTGGCGGGCATGCGTGTCGGCATTTTGTTGCCAGCACGCCATTTATCACGGTCACTAGCAACGAATCCTTCGATCTTCTGATTACCGCCGCATGGGCTGGCGACCTCCCCGCCGAAGATGTCATCGCGCATACCCGCAGTATCTTGCCTGGCTTGCCCGTCATTGTTCTGCTTGCTATGCCACGCGAAAGCGAAATTGTCAGCTTGCTGCACGCAGGTGCCGATGACTGCCTCGCCAAGCCCGTCCGCGGCCCGGAAATGCTGGCGCGAGTCGATGCGCTGCTGCGCCGGGCAGGCGTCTGCCGCCCACCTAACCGGAGCCACGACAGCTTTGGCGACTATGTGTTCGATACGGCTCATGGCGAAGTGCGGTTCCAGGGCCATAACGCGATGCTCACGCCCAAAGAATTCCATTTGGGGCTGTTGCTGTTCGTCAACCTGTCACGGCCCGTCTCACGCGCGCATATTCTTGAAACCGTGTGGGCGCGCCGCCGTGACGTAAGGTCGCGCACCATTGATACTCATGCCTCGCGGCTGCGAACCAAGCTGCAGCTACGGCCAGAAAATGGCTATAGCCTGATTCCGCTGTATGGCTATGGCTACCAGTTGAATGAGGTTTTTCCGGCTGATGCCGACGGCTCATCAATTAGTGAACCGGATGAAAGAATCGCAGAAACGCTATAA
- the hemA gene encoding glutamyl-tRNA reductase, protein MQLLTIGINHHTAPVALRERVAFPLEQIKPALATFKDVWLGRTTKAAPEAAILSTCNRTELYCATDDQAAREGAIHWLSKYHNLPVSELAPHVYSLPQSEAVRHAFRVASGLDSMVLGETQIVGQMKDAVRTASEAGALGTYLNQLFQRTFAVAKEVRSTTEIGAQSVSMAAAAVRLAQRIFEDISSQRVLFIGAGEMIELCATHFAAQQPRELVVANRTAERGSRLAGRFNGQAIPLAELPTRLHEFDIVVSCTASTLPIIGLGAIERAIKARRHRPIFMVDLAVPRDIEPEAGQLEDVFLYTVDDLGAIVREGSASRQAAVAQAEAIIETRVQHFMQWLDARSIVPVIRHMHTQADMLRRAELERAQKMLARGDDPAAVLEAMSQALTNKLIHGPTHALNRASHANRDTLIELVSGLYSHSGSSGH, encoded by the coding sequence ATGCAGCTTCTAACGATCGGAATCAATCACCACACCGCGCCTGTCGCTTTGCGCGAGCGCGTGGCGTTTCCGCTCGAACAGATCAAACCGGCCCTCGCCACCTTCAAGGATGTCTGGCTGGGCCGCACCACCAAAGCCGCTCCCGAAGCCGCGATTCTCTCCACCTGCAACCGCACCGAACTCTACTGCGCCACTGACGACCAGGCCGCCCGCGAAGGCGCGATCCACTGGCTGTCGAAGTATCACAATCTGCCCGTTAGCGAACTCGCCCCCCATGTCTATTCGCTGCCGCAATCTGAAGCGGTGCGGCATGCGTTTCGGGTCGCGTCGGGGCTGGATTCGATGGTGCTGGGCGAAACCCAGATCGTCGGCCAGATGAAAGACGCGGTGCGCACAGCCTCAGAAGCCGGTGCGCTTGGCACTTATCTGAATCAGCTATTTCAGCGCACGTTCGCGGTGGCCAAAGAAGTTCGCAGCACCACCGAAATCGGCGCGCAATCAGTTTCAATGGCCGCCGCCGCAGTACGCCTCGCCCAGCGCATCTTCGAAGATATTTCGAGCCAGCGTGTGTTGTTTATCGGCGCGGGCGAAATGATCGAGCTGTGCGCCACTCACTTCGCCGCCCAGCAACCACGCGAACTAGTCGTCGCCAACCGCACCGCAGAACGCGGCTCACGGCTGGCCGGACGGTTTAATGGCCAGGCCATTCCGCTCGCCGAGCTGCCCACCCGCCTGCACGAATTCGACATCGTGGTTTCCTGCACCGCCTCCACGCTGCCCATCATCGGCCTGGGCGCAATTGAGCGAGCAATCAAGGCGCGCCGCCATCGGCCAATTTTCATGGTCGATCTGGCCGTGCCACGGGATATCGAGCCCGAAGCAGGTCAGCTTGAAGACGTGTTTTTATATACCGTCGACGACCTCGGTGCGATCGTCCGCGAAGGCAGCGCGTCCCGCCAGGCCGCCGTCGCTCAGGCCGAAGCCATCATCGAAACCCGTGTACAGCATTTCATGCAGTGGCTCGATGCCCGCAGCATCGTTCCCGTCATCCGTCACATGCATACCCAGGCCGATATGCTGCGCCGCGCCGAACTCGAGCGCGCCCAAAAAATGCTCGCGCGAGGCGACGACCCCGCCGCCGTGCTCGAAGCCATGTCCCAAGCGCTGACCAACAAGCTGATTCATGGTCCAACGCATGCGCTCAACCGCGCCAGCCATGCCAACCGCGACACGCTGATCGAACTGGTGAGCGGGCTCTACAGCCACTCGGGATCTTCCGGGCATTAG
- the prfA gene encoding peptide chain release factor 1, producing MKTSMQNKLDQLTTRLAELNDLLSREDITANLDQYRKLTREHAELGPVVAHYALWRQAAGDAATAQELASDLSMREFAEEELRTAREQMERISSELQTMLLPKDPNDQRNIFVEIRAGTGGDESALFAGDLLRMYLRYAERNRWQVEMMSASESDLGGYKEVIVRIAGEAAYSKLKFESGGHRVQRVPATETQGRIHTSACTVAVMPEADEIGEVEINPADLRIDTFRASGAGGQHINKTDSAVRVTHLPTGIVVECQDDRSQHKNKDRALKVLAARIMDRQTQAQHAKEAATRKSLIGSGDRSERIRTYNFPQGRLTDHRINLTLYRLEAIMDGDLNELIAALVSEHQAELLASLGDTD from the coding sequence ATGAAAACGAGCATGCAAAACAAGCTCGACCAGCTCACTACGCGGCTGGCCGAACTGAACGACCTGTTGAGCCGCGAAGACATTACGGCGAATCTCGATCAATACCGCAAGCTCACCCGCGAGCATGCCGAACTGGGTCCGGTCGTCGCACATTACGCGCTCTGGCGTCAGGCGGCTGGCGATGCGGCGACCGCACAGGAACTGGCCTCCGACCTCTCCATGCGCGAATTCGCCGAAGAAGAATTACGCACCGCCCGCGAGCAAATGGAGCGCATCTCCAGCGAGCTGCAAACCATGTTGCTGCCCAAAGATCCCAACGACCAGCGCAACATCTTCGTCGAAATCCGCGCGGGCACCGGTGGCGACGAATCTGCGCTCTTCGCCGGCGATTTGCTGCGGATGTACCTGCGCTATGCGGAACGCAACCGCTGGCAGGTCGAAATGATGTCCGCGAGCGAATCGGATCTCGGCGGCTATAAAGAAGTGATCGTGCGCATCGCGGGTGAGGCGGCTTATTCGAAACTCAAGTTCGAATCCGGCGGCCATCGCGTGCAACGGGTGCCCGCCACCGAAACCCAAGGCCGGATTCATACATCCGCCTGCACGGTCGCCGTGATGCCGGAAGCGGATGAAATCGGCGAAGTCGAAATCAATCCGGCAGATCTTCGTATCGACACCTTTCGCGCCTCCGGTGCGGGTGGCCAGCACATCAACAAGACCGATTCGGCGGTGCGTGTCACGCACTTGCCGACCGGCATCGTCGTCGAATGCCAGGACGACCGCTCGCAGCACAAAAACAAAGACCGCGCGTTGAAGGTGCTCGCGGCACGCATCATGGACAGGCAAACCCAGGCGCAGCACGCCAAGGAAGCCGCCACGCGCAAAAGCCTGATTGGCTCGGGTGACCGCTCTGAGCGCATCCGCACATATAACTTCCCGCAAGGCCGTTTGACGGATCACCGCATCAACCTGACGCTGTATCGCCTCGAAGCCATCATGGATGGCGACCTGAACGAACTCATCGCAGCGCTCGTTAGCGAACATCAAGCGGAATTGCTCGCCTCTCTCGGCGACACGGATTAA
- the prmC gene encoding peptide chain release factor N(5)-glutamine methyltransferase: MDTIAVLLRASALPLLEARVLLGAALGWRRTELITRDTEALEPAAVMRFHALEARRLAGEPVAQLVGQREFFGLEFEVTPAVLIPRPETELLVETALGALSNVPRPRILDLGTGTGAIAVALAATRPDAQIWAVEYSPEAFAVAARNAARLLNRARPGGPVHLRQGDWYNALDDAGWRFDMIVSNPPYIAADDPHLVTGDLRFEPSNALTDHADGLSAIRQIIAGAPAWLAPHGALWIEHGYDQAEAVRTLLTARGFTNVHSQRDLAGIERISGGKHKTKHA; encoded by the coding sequence ATGGACACCATCGCGGTCCTGCTCCGCGCCTCCGCGCTGCCGCTGCTCGAAGCCCGCGTGCTGCTGGGTGCGGCACTGGGCTGGCGGCGCACCGAACTCATCACGCGCGACACCGAAGCGCTCGAACCCGCTGCGGTCATGCGTTTTCACGCGCTGGAAGCACGCCGCCTCGCGGGTGAGCCGGTGGCGCAACTGGTGGGGCAGCGGGAGTTTTTCGGGCTGGAATTCGAGGTGACACCAGCGGTTCTGATTCCGCGTCCTGAAACCGAACTGCTGGTCGAAACCGCGCTCGGCGCGCTCAGCAACGTGCCCCGGCCACGCATTCTGGATCTCGGCACGGGAACAGGTGCCATCGCCGTGGCGCTCGCTGCGACGCGGCCCGACGCGCAGATATGGGCCGTCGAATATTCGCCCGAGGCATTTGCCGTGGCCGCACGCAATGCCGCCCGGCTACTCAACCGAGCCCGCCCTGGCGGGCCTGTGCACCTGCGCCAGGGCGACTGGTACAACGCGCTTGACGACGCCGGATGGCGCTTTGACATGATCGTCAGCAATCCGCCTTACATTGCCGCGGACGACCCGCATCTGGTGACCGGTGATTTGCGCTTCGAGCCGTCCAACGCGCTAACAGATCACGCCGACGGCCTGAGCGCCATCCGCCAGATCATCGCTGGCGCGCCCGCGTGGCTTGCGCCGCATGGCGCGCTCTGGATCGAACACGGTTATGACCAGGCCGAAGCCGTGCGGACCCTGCTCACCGCCCGGGGTTTTACCAACGTCCACTCACAGCGCGATCTGGCAGGCATCGAACGCATCAGCGGCGGCAAGCACAAAACTAAACACGCTTGA
- the grxD gene encoding Grx4 family monothiol glutaredoxin, whose amino-acid sequence MDTQQRIKQIVDENAVVLFMKGSAQFPMCGFSGRAIQILKACGVDQIKTVNVLEDEEIRSGIKTFSNWPTIPQLYVNGEFVGGSDIMTEMYQSGELQQLFTPS is encoded by the coding sequence ATGGACACGCAACAACGCATCAAGCAAATCGTCGACGAAAACGCCGTCGTCCTCTTCATGAAGGGCAGCGCCCAATTTCCGATGTGCGGCTTTTCAGGCCGTGCCATCCAGATTCTGAAAGCCTGTGGCGTCGATCAGATCAAAACCGTCAACGTGCTCGAAGACGAAGAAATCCGCTCCGGCATCAAGACCTTCTCCAACTGGCCAACCATTCCCCAGCTTTACGTCAATGGCGAATTCGTCGGCGGCTCGGACATCATGACCGAGATGTACCAGTCGGGCGAACTCCAGCAGCTGTTCACTCCTTCGTAG